A single region of the Malaclemys terrapin pileata isolate rMalTer1 chromosome 2, rMalTer1.hap1, whole genome shotgun sequence genome encodes:
- the LOC128830952 gene encoding uncharacterized protein LOC128830952 isoform X3, translating to MALNPVQVGPSSPPCPKEAESSWGLGLAGWGGAPPFSSSGSCCSSRLPVLGGQVSSRLQLSLGGAPAEVLSVAKGGLPPRLAPALLGGDLAGVVPGGGGRCPDGRTQELLGRSSCPGYLLSRLLPGLSLSSCLFTRGALFPQMSPAVAVGSPAPLGAPACPGLGTSPAAAPWASISTRPWAVCQPGCSQDASPCGPPPRHHRALCHLPTCAGSLPSWRACSSLSWGNWMPICPRRSWTCSLSLCELQPCDPVSTSCVFQDGLAQCPCRPGYRPALAMGRACAACGSGFWLRDGVCARCPFGFGGFQCEEPFLLALVGVSCAGGVLLLLLLAALLLLGRAKALAQRPSLAEPVVPPFQPQQLSLPRVRPPRPLEEVEIRELGHGDRLGPGRVLAAGPRMKTFQGSQSSPGLAPRPGGGQSNLVFVSDEEWGRRKC from the exons ATGGCTCTTAACCCAGTGCAGGTGGGCCctagctcccctccctgccccaaggaggcTGAGAGCAGCTGGGGTCTAGGCCTGGCAGGATGGGGAGGggctccccccttctcctcctcgggctcctgctgcagctccaggctccccgtgctgggggggcaggtgagTTCACGGCTCCAGCTCAGCCTGGGGGGGGCCCCAGCAGAGGTGCTGTCTGTAGCAAAGGGGGGGCTCCCCCCCCGACTGGCTCCAGCTCTGCTGGGTGGTGACCTCGCTGGGGTGGTGCCAGGTGGAGGTGGGCGCTGCCCTGATGGCAGAACTCAAGAGCTGCTGGGTCGCTCCTCCTGCCCTGGGTACCTGCTGTCCAGGCTCCTCCCAGGTCTGAGTCTCAGCTCATGTTTGTTCACTCGGGGGGCGCTGTTCCCCCAGATGAGCCCAGCTGTGGCAgtgggcagccctgccccccttggAGCACCTGCGTGTCCtgggctgggcacttctcctgcCGCTGCGCCCTGGGCTTCCATTTCAACCAGACCATGGGCTGTGTGCCAG CCAGGATGTTCCCAGGACGCCTCTCCCTGCGGGCCCCCGCCCCGGCACCACCGAGCCCTCTGCCACCTGCCGACCTGCGCAGgatcattgcccagctggagagcctg TTCCAGCCTGTCCTGGGGCAACTGGATGCCTATCTGTCCTCGTCGGTCCTGGACCTGCA GCCTGAGTCTCTGTGAGCTGCAGCCCTGCGACCCCGTCTCGACATCCTGCGTGTTCCAGGACGGGCTGGCCCAGTGCCCCTGCCGGCCGGGATACCGCCCCGCCCTCGCCATGGGCCGTGCCTGTGCAG cctgtGGCAGCGGGTTCTGGCTGCGGGATGGCGTCTGCGCCAG GTGCCCGTTTGGCTTTGGTGGATTCCAGTGTGAGGAGC ccttcCTGCTGGCGCTGGTCGGGGTGTCCTGCGCTGGgggggtcctgctgctgctgctgctcgcggcgctgctgctcctggg GCGAGCCAAGGCCCTGGCGCAGCGCCCCAGCCTGGCAGAGCCGGTCGTGCCGCCcttccagccccagcagctgaGCCTGCCCCGCGTGCGCCCCCCACGGCCCCTGGAGGAGGTGGAGATCCGGGAGCTCGGCCATGGGGACAGGCTG ggacctgggcgGGTGCTGGCCGCCGGGCCCCGCATGAAGACATTCCAGGGCTCCCAGAGCTCGCCCGGCTTGGCCCCCCGGCCAGGGGGTGGCCAGAGCAACCTGGTGTTTGTCAGCGACGAGGAGTGGGGCCGGCGGAAGTGCTGA
- the LOC128830952 gene encoding uncharacterized protein LOC128830952 isoform X2, protein MALNPVQVGPSSPPCPKEAESSWGLGLAGWGGAPPFSSSGSCCSSRLPVLGGQVSSRLQLSLGGAPAEVLSVAKGGLPPRLAPALLGGDLAGVVPGGGGRCPDGRTQELLGRSSCPGYLLSRLLPGLSLSSCLFTRGALFPQMSPAVAVGSPAPLGAPACPGLGTSPAAAPWASISTRPWAVCQDVPRTPLPAGPRPGTTEPSATCRPAQDHCPAGEPAGEPGLGGPSHQPLTQRFVCPQFQPVLGQLDAYLSSSVLDLQPHSQAVTILHSFSALSSVTAQQVDEAIVGFWVQCQASDPACSFLRDTVSYQSLSLCELQPCDPVSTSCVFQDGLAQCPCRPGYRPALAMGRACAACGSGFWLRDGVCARCPFGFGGFQCEEPFLLALVGVSCAGGVLLLLLLAALLLLGRAKALAQRPSLAEPVVPPFQPQQLSLPRVRPPRPLEEVEIRELGHGDRL, encoded by the exons ATGGCTCTTAACCCAGTGCAGGTGGGCCctagctcccctccctgccccaaggaggcTGAGAGCAGCTGGGGTCTAGGCCTGGCAGGATGGGGAGGggctccccccttctcctcctcgggctcctgctgcagctccaggctccccgtgctgggggggcaggtgagTTCACGGCTCCAGCTCAGCCTGGGGGGGGCCCCAGCAGAGGTGCTGTCTGTAGCAAAGGGGGGGCTCCCCCCCCGACTGGCTCCAGCTCTGCTGGGTGGTGACCTCGCTGGGGTGGTGCCAGGTGGAGGTGGGCGCTGCCCTGATGGCAGAACTCAAGAGCTGCTGGGTCGCTCCTCCTGCCCTGGGTACCTGCTGTCCAGGCTCCTCCCAGGTCTGAGTCTCAGCTCATGTTTGTTCACTCGGGGGGCGCTGTTCCCCCAGATGAGCCCAGCTGTGGCAgtgggcagccctgccccccttggAGCACCTGCGTGTCCtgggctgggcacttctcctgcCGCTGCGCCCTGGGCTTCCATTTCAACCAGACCATGGGCTGTGTGCCAG GATGTTCCCAGGACGCCTCTCCCTGCGGGCCCCCGCCCCGGCACCACCGAGCCCTCTGCCACCTGCCGACCTGCGCAGgatcattgcccagctggagagcctg CTGGcgagccagggctgggggggccctcACACCAGCCCCTCACCCAGCGCTTTGTCTGCCCCCAGTTCCAGCCTGTCCTGGGGCAACTGGATGCCTATCTGTCCTCGTCGGTCCTGGACCTGCA GCCGCACAGCCAGGCAGTGACCATCCTGCACAGCTTCTCGGCGCTCTCGTCCGTCACGGCCCAGCAGGTGGACGAGGCCATcgtggggttctgggtgcagtgCCAGGCCAGCGAcccggcctgcagcttcctgcgGGACACCGTCTCCTACCAGA GCCTGAGTCTCTGTGAGCTGCAGCCCTGCGACCCCGTCTCGACATCCTGCGTGTTCCAGGACGGGCTGGCCCAGTGCCCCTGCCGGCCGGGATACCGCCCCGCCCTCGCCATGGGCCGTGCCTGTGCAG cctgtGGCAGCGGGTTCTGGCTGCGGGATGGCGTCTGCGCCAG GTGCCCGTTTGGCTTTGGTGGATTCCAGTGTGAGGAGC ccttcCTGCTGGCGCTGGTCGGGGTGTCCTGCGCTGGgggggtcctgctgctgctgctgctcgcggcgctgctgctcctggg GCGAGCCAAGGCCCTGGCGCAGCGCCCCAGCCTGGCAGAGCCGGTCGTGCCGCCcttccagccccagcagctgaGCCTGCCCCGCGTGCGCCCCCCACGGCCCCTGGAGGAGGTGGAGATCCGGGAGCTCGGCCATGGGGACAGGCTG taa
- the LOC128830952 gene encoding uncharacterized protein LOC128830952 isoform X1 has product MALNPVQVGPSSPPCPKEAESSWGLGLAGWGGAPPFSSSGSCCSSRLPVLGGQVSSRLQLSLGGAPAEVLSVAKGGLPPRLAPALLGGDLAGVVPGGGGRCPDGRTQELLGRSSCPGYLLSRLLPGLSLSSCLFTRGALFPQMSPAVAVGSPAPLGAPACPGLGTSPAAAPWASISTRPWAVCQDVPRTPLPAGPRPGTTEPSATCRPAQDHCPAGEPAGEPGLGGPSHQPLTQRFVCPQFQPVLGQLDAYLSSSVLDLQPHSQAVTILHSFSALSSVTAQQVDEAIVGFWVQCQASDPACSFLRDTVSYQSLSLCELQPCDPVSTSCVFQDGLAQCPCRPGYRPALAMGRACAACGSGFWLRDGVCARCPFGFGGFQCEEPFLLALVGVSCAGGVLLLLLLAALLLLGRAKALAQRPSLAEPVVPPFQPQQLSLPRVRPPRPLEEVEIRELGHGDRLGPGRVLAAGPRMKTFQGSQSSPGLAPRPGGGQSNLVFVSDEEWGRRKC; this is encoded by the exons ATGGCTCTTAACCCAGTGCAGGTGGGCCctagctcccctccctgccccaaggaggcTGAGAGCAGCTGGGGTCTAGGCCTGGCAGGATGGGGAGGggctccccccttctcctcctcgggctcctgctgcagctccaggctccccgtgctgggggggcaggtgagTTCACGGCTCCAGCTCAGCCTGGGGGGGGCCCCAGCAGAGGTGCTGTCTGTAGCAAAGGGGGGGCTCCCCCCCCGACTGGCTCCAGCTCTGCTGGGTGGTGACCTCGCTGGGGTGGTGCCAGGTGGAGGTGGGCGCTGCCCTGATGGCAGAACTCAAGAGCTGCTGGGTCGCTCCTCCTGCCCTGGGTACCTGCTGTCCAGGCTCCTCCCAGGTCTGAGTCTCAGCTCATGTTTGTTCACTCGGGGGGCGCTGTTCCCCCAGATGAGCCCAGCTGTGGCAgtgggcagccctgccccccttggAGCACCTGCGTGTCCtgggctgggcacttctcctgcCGCTGCGCCCTGGGCTTCCATTTCAACCAGACCATGGGCTGTGTGCCAG GATGTTCCCAGGACGCCTCTCCCTGCGGGCCCCCGCCCCGGCACCACCGAGCCCTCTGCCACCTGCCGACCTGCGCAGgatcattgcccagctggagagcctg CTGGcgagccagggctgggggggccctcACACCAGCCCCTCACCCAGCGCTTTGTCTGCCCCCAGTTCCAGCCTGTCCTGGGGCAACTGGATGCCTATCTGTCCTCGTCGGTCCTGGACCTGCA GCCGCACAGCCAGGCAGTGACCATCCTGCACAGCTTCTCGGCGCTCTCGTCCGTCACGGCCCAGCAGGTGGACGAGGCCATcgtggggttctgggtgcagtgCCAGGCCAGCGAcccggcctgcagcttcctgcgGGACACCGTCTCCTACCAGA GCCTGAGTCTCTGTGAGCTGCAGCCCTGCGACCCCGTCTCGACATCCTGCGTGTTCCAGGACGGGCTGGCCCAGTGCCCCTGCCGGCCGGGATACCGCCCCGCCCTCGCCATGGGCCGTGCCTGTGCAG cctgtGGCAGCGGGTTCTGGCTGCGGGATGGCGTCTGCGCCAG GTGCCCGTTTGGCTTTGGTGGATTCCAGTGTGAGGAGC ccttcCTGCTGGCGCTGGTCGGGGTGTCCTGCGCTGGgggggtcctgctgctgctgctgctcgcggcgctgctgctcctggg GCGAGCCAAGGCCCTGGCGCAGCGCCCCAGCCTGGCAGAGCCGGTCGTGCCGCCcttccagccccagcagctgaGCCTGCCCCGCGTGCGCCCCCCACGGCCCCTGGAGGAGGTGGAGATCCGGGAGCTCGGCCATGGGGACAGGCTG ggacctgggcgGGTGCTGGCCGCCGGGCCCCGCATGAAGACATTCCAGGGCTCCCAGAGCTCGCCCGGCTTGGCCCCCCGGCCAGGGGGTGGCCAGAGCAACCTGGTGTTTGTCAGCGACGAGGAGTGGGGCCGGCGGAAGTGCTGA
- the LOC128830952 gene encoding protein HEG-like isoform X13, with product MGRGSPLLLLGLLLQLQAPRAGGADEPSCGSGQPCPPWSTCVSWAGHFSCRCALGFHFNQTMGCVPARMFPGRLSLRAPAPAPPSPLPPADLRRIIAQLESLFQPVLGQLDAYLSSSVLDLQPHSQAVTILHSFSALSSVTAQQVDEAIVGFWVQCQASDPACSFLRDTVSYQSLSLCELQPCDPVSTSCVFQDGLAQCPCRPGYRPALAMGRACAACGSGFWLRDGVCARCPFGFGGFQCEEPFLLALVGVSCAGGVLLLLLLAALLLLGRAKALAQRPSLAEPVVPPFQPQQLSLPRVRPPRPLEEVEIRELGHGDRLGPGRVLAAGPRMKTFQGSQSSPGLAPRPGGGQSNLVFVSDEEWGRRKC from the exons ATGGGGAGGggctccccccttctcctcctcgggctcctgctgcagctccaggctccccgtgctgggggggcag ATGAGCCCAGCTGTGGCAgtgggcagccctgccccccttggAGCACCTGCGTGTCCtgggctgggcacttctcctgcCGCTGCGCCCTGGGCTTCCATTTCAACCAGACCATGGGCTGTGTGCCAG CCAGGATGTTCCCAGGACGCCTCTCCCTGCGGGCCCCCGCCCCGGCACCACCGAGCCCTCTGCCACCTGCCGACCTGCGCAGgatcattgcccagctggagagcctg TTCCAGCCTGTCCTGGGGCAACTGGATGCCTATCTGTCCTCGTCGGTCCTGGACCTGCA GCCGCACAGCCAGGCAGTGACCATCCTGCACAGCTTCTCGGCGCTCTCGTCCGTCACGGCCCAGCAGGTGGACGAGGCCATcgtggggttctgggtgcagtgCCAGGCCAGCGAcccggcctgcagcttcctgcgGGACACCGTCTCCTACCAGA GCCTGAGTCTCTGTGAGCTGCAGCCCTGCGACCCCGTCTCGACATCCTGCGTGTTCCAGGACGGGCTGGCCCAGTGCCCCTGCCGGCCGGGATACCGCCCCGCCCTCGCCATGGGCCGTGCCTGTGCAG cctgtGGCAGCGGGTTCTGGCTGCGGGATGGCGTCTGCGCCAG GTGCCCGTTTGGCTTTGGTGGATTCCAGTGTGAGGAGC ccttcCTGCTGGCGCTGGTCGGGGTGTCCTGCGCTGGgggggtcctgctgctgctgctgctcgcggcgctgctgctcctggg GCGAGCCAAGGCCCTGGCGCAGCGCCCCAGCCTGGCAGAGCCGGTCGTGCCGCCcttccagccccagcagctgaGCCTGCCCCGCGTGCGCCCCCCACGGCCCCTGGAGGAGGTGGAGATCCGGGAGCTCGGCCATGGGGACAGGCTG ggacctgggcgGGTGCTGGCCGCCGGGCCCCGCATGAAGACATTCCAGGGCTCCCAGAGCTCGCCCGGCTTGGCCCCCCGGCCAGGGGGTGGCCAGAGCAACCTGGTGTTTGTCAGCGACGAGGAGTGGGGCCGGCGGAAGTGCTGA
- the LOC128830952 gene encoding uncharacterized protein LOC128830952 isoform X10: MGRGSPLLLLGLLLQLQAPRAGGAAVAVGSPAPLGAPACPGLGTSPAAAPWASISTRPWAVCQDVPRTPLPAGPRPGTTEPSATCRPAQDHCPAGEPAGEPGLGGPSHQPLTQRFVCPQFQPVLGQLDAYLSSSVLDLQPHSQAVTILHSFSALSSVTAQQVDEAIVGFWVQCQASDPACSFLRDTVSYQSLSLCELQPCDPVSTSCVFQDGLAQCPCRPGYRPALAMGRACAACGSGFWLRDGVCARCPFGFGGFQCEEPFLLALVGVSCAGGVLLLLLLAALLLLGRAKALAQRPSLAEPVVPPFQPQQLSLPRVRPPRPLEEVEIRELGHGDRLGPGRVLAAGPRMKTFQGSQSSPGLAPRPGGGQSNLVFVSDEEWGRRKC; the protein is encoded by the exons ATGGGGAGGggctccccccttctcctcctcgggctcctgctgcagctccaggctccccgtgctgggggggcag CTGTGGCAgtgggcagccctgccccccttggAGCACCTGCGTGTCCtgggctgggcacttctcctgcCGCTGCGCCCTGGGCTTCCATTTCAACCAGACCATGGGCTGTGTGCCAG GATGTTCCCAGGACGCCTCTCCCTGCGGGCCCCCGCCCCGGCACCACCGAGCCCTCTGCCACCTGCCGACCTGCGCAGgatcattgcccagctggagagcctg CTGGcgagccagggctgggggggccctcACACCAGCCCCTCACCCAGCGCTTTGTCTGCCCCCAGTTCCAGCCTGTCCTGGGGCAACTGGATGCCTATCTGTCCTCGTCGGTCCTGGACCTGCA GCCGCACAGCCAGGCAGTGACCATCCTGCACAGCTTCTCGGCGCTCTCGTCCGTCACGGCCCAGCAGGTGGACGAGGCCATcgtggggttctgggtgcagtgCCAGGCCAGCGAcccggcctgcagcttcctgcgGGACACCGTCTCCTACCAGA GCCTGAGTCTCTGTGAGCTGCAGCCCTGCGACCCCGTCTCGACATCCTGCGTGTTCCAGGACGGGCTGGCCCAGTGCCCCTGCCGGCCGGGATACCGCCCCGCCCTCGCCATGGGCCGTGCCTGTGCAG cctgtGGCAGCGGGTTCTGGCTGCGGGATGGCGTCTGCGCCAG GTGCCCGTTTGGCTTTGGTGGATTCCAGTGTGAGGAGC ccttcCTGCTGGCGCTGGTCGGGGTGTCCTGCGCTGGgggggtcctgctgctgctgctgctcgcggcgctgctgctcctggg GCGAGCCAAGGCCCTGGCGCAGCGCCCCAGCCTGGCAGAGCCGGTCGTGCCGCCcttccagccccagcagctgaGCCTGCCCCGCGTGCGCCCCCCACGGCCCCTGGAGGAGGTGGAGATCCGGGAGCTCGGCCATGGGGACAGGCTG ggacctgggcgGGTGCTGGCCGCCGGGCCCCGCATGAAGACATTCCAGGGCTCCCAGAGCTCGCCCGGCTTGGCCCCCCGGCCAGGGGGTGGCCAGAGCAACCTGGTGTTTGTCAGCGACGAGGAGTGGGGCCGGCGGAAGTGCTGA